From Streptomyces qinzhouensis, one genomic window encodes:
- the panC gene encoding pantoate--beta-alanine ligase: MSRDLPPKAGSPAAVGTPPARPAGPAATAAPGPDRAPAPAAPDVPEGLALLRTKTELHAYTAPGRTNPDPETNPETNPEADLAAAAPAAPRTAVVMTMGALHEGHATLVRTARARVGSGGRVIVTVFVNPLQFGAGEDLDRYPRTLAADLVVAAAAGADAVFAPSAAEMYPGGRPQVRITAGPMGERLEGASRPGHFDGMLTVVAKLLQLTRPDLAFFGQKDAQQLALIRRMAHDLDFPVEIIGVGTVREPDGLALSSRNRYLSAAERRTALGLSAALFAARDRLAAQQALYARAAAGKHPEARAEALSRMGEARAAADAAAVAHAGPGGADAVRAAARAVLDEAARATPPLTLDYLALVDPADFTEVADDHRGEAVLAVAARVGTVRLIDNIPLSFGAAP, from the coding sequence ATGAGCCGCGACCTGCCACCGAAGGCCGGCTCCCCTGCCGCGGTCGGAACGCCCCCGGCCCGTCCCGCCGGGCCCGCCGCCACCGCCGCACCCGGCCCGGACCGGGCCCCGGCGCCTGCCGCACCCGACGTACCCGAGGGCCTCGCTCTCCTCCGTACCAAAACCGAACTGCACGCGTACACAGCCCCCGGCCGTACGAACCCGGACCCGGAAACGAACCCGGAAACGAACCCGGAAGCAGACCTGGCAGCGGCCGCCCCCGCGGCCCCCCGTACCGCCGTCGTGATGACGATGGGCGCCCTGCACGAGGGCCACGCCACCCTCGTCCGCACCGCCCGGGCCCGGGTCGGATCCGGCGGCCGGGTCATCGTCACCGTCTTCGTCAACCCCCTCCAGTTCGGCGCGGGCGAGGACCTCGACCGCTATCCCCGCACCCTCGCCGCGGACCTCGTGGTCGCCGCCGCCGCGGGCGCCGACGCCGTCTTCGCCCCCTCCGCCGCCGAGATGTATCCCGGCGGCCGGCCGCAGGTCCGGATCACCGCGGGTCCCATGGGCGAACGACTCGAGGGCGCCAGCCGGCCCGGACACTTCGACGGCATGCTGACCGTCGTCGCCAAACTCCTCCAGCTCACCCGCCCCGATCTCGCCTTCTTCGGCCAGAAGGACGCCCAGCAGCTGGCGCTGATCCGCCGGATGGCCCATGACCTGGACTTCCCCGTGGAGATCATCGGGGTCGGTACGGTCCGGGAGCCCGACGGTCTGGCCCTGTCCAGCCGTAACCGCTATCTGTCGGCGGCCGAGCGGCGCACCGCGCTCGGCCTGTCCGCCGCCCTGTTCGCCGCCCGCGACCGGCTCGCCGCCCAGCAGGCGCTCTACGCCCGGGCGGCCGCCGGCAAGCACCCCGAGGCCCGCGCCGAGGCCCTGTCCCGGATGGGGGAGGCCCGGGCCGCCGCCGACGCCGCGGCCGTCGCCCACGCGGGCCCCGGCGGCGCCGACGCGGTACGGGCCGCCGCCCGCGCCGTTCTCGACGAGGCGGCCCGCGCCACCCCGCCGCTGACCCTCGACTATCTGGCCCTCGTCGACCCCGCCGATTTCACGGAGGTCGCCGACGACCACCGGGGCGAGGCGGTCCTCGCCGTCGCCGCCAGGGTCGGCACGGTCCGGCTGATCGACAACATTCCGCTGAGTTTCGGAGCCGCGCCGTGA